A stretch of DNA from Dichotomicrobium thermohalophilum:
TTTTGGGCGAGGGTTCTAAACGCGGCTTTGATCTAAATCAAATTTAATGTGCAGTTCCCTGAGGCGTTTCGCCGCTGATTTCGTGTCAGGTGCTCTTTTCCACGCCTTGCAAGCTCACCGGCCGTCGGAAGAGGTAGCGCTCGCCGCCGTAGGCGCCGCCTCTTGTGTCGCCTCGAAAGCTTCGCGAAGCCGGTCCACCTGCGAAGCGACCGGGTTGTCCTCACTCCGCGGGGGGCGGTCATTTGACAGGCTGATAAGACGGTCGAGCCGCAGCACGCGGTCATACAGCGCGTCACATTCGTTCACCAGTCGCTGCAGCTCGTCCGGCAATTCATCGAAGCCATCAGGCCGCGGCGACTGTGCCGGATAGGTCAGCTTGGCGCGCTGACGCGACTTCAGCGCCTCTTCCAGGGTCATCTCCCCGCGGCCGACCGAGCGGCGCACCAGCAACCAGGACGCAATCTGCATCAGCTTGGTGGTCAGGCGCATGCTTTCGGTGGAATAGGCCAGACCCGCAGCGCCCGAGAGGCGCTTGGAATCCTTCCGACCGGGCCCGTCGAGGTAGCTTGCGGCGTCCTCGACAAGCGCCATGCCTTC
This window harbors:
- a CDS encoding DUF1465 family protein, producing the protein MSNRANDPRDSGGDAPVPFAEKYAVSPQFDDLFREGMALVEDAASYLDGPGRKDSKRLSGAAGLAYSTESMRLTTKLMQIASWLLVRRSVGRGEMTLEEALKSRQRAKLTYPAQSPRPDGFDELPDELQRLVNECDALYDRVLRLDRLISLSNDRPPRSEDNPVASQVDRLREAFEATQEAAPTAASATSSDGR